The Streptomyces sp. A2-16 sequence CCGAGGCGCGCCGGCGGCGCAGCGTCTCGCGCAGCGCGTCGGCGGACGACAGACGCGGCTTGGCGGCCGCGTGGACCACCGCGTCCACCCAGCCCTCCACGAGCGCCAGGGCCGTCTCCAGACGGGCCAGCGCCGCCTTCTGCTCCGGGGTGTCCTCCGGCTGGAACATGCCCTGCTGGAGGGCGTCCTGCAGCTGCTCGGGGTTCTGCGGGTCGAACTGGCCGACCACGTCCTCCAGCTTGGCGGTGTCGACCTTGATCCCGCGCGCGTACCCGTCGACCGCGCCGTACAGGTGCGAGCGCAGCCACGGCACGTGCGCGAAGAGGCGCTGGTGGGCGGCCTCGCGCAGGGCGAGATACAGCCGCACCTCCTCCTTGGGCACGCCGAGGTCCTTGCCGAAGGCCTCGATGTTCGCCGGCAGCAGCGCGGCCTTGCCGGCCGGGCCGAGCGGCAGGCCGATGTCGGTGGAGCCGACGACCTCGCCCGCGAGCACGCCGACGGCCTGCCCGATCTGGGTGCCGAACATGGCGCCGCCCATCGAGCGCATCATGCCGATCAGCGGGCCCGCCATGGCCTGCATCTCCTCCGGCAGGACATCGCCCATCGCGGTGCCGACCCGCTCCGCGACCGGGTCGACGAGCTCCTTCCACGCGGGCAGGGTCGCCTCGACCCACTCCGCGCGGGACCACGCCACGGCCGAGCCCGCGCCGGACGGCAGCGACGTCGCGTCGTCCAGCCACAGGTCCGCCAGCCGTACGGCCTCCTCGACCGCGGTGCGCTCGGCGGGACCGATGCTCGCGTCCTTGGTGCCGTCGGAGGTGCCCTGGGAGACCGTCTGGCGGGCGATCTGCTTGGCCATGTCCCAGTTCACCGGGCCGCCCTCGTACGAGAGCATCTGGCCCAGCTGCTGGAAGGCGGCGCCCAGGTCGGTGGGGTTCAATGATCCGAACATGGCTGCGAGTGGATTGTCCGCACCGGGGCCGCCAAAGCCTCCGGCGCCGGGCAGCCCGCCGAAACCGAACGGGTTGGCCGGGTCCTGACCACCACCGCTCTGCTGGTCCTTCTTCTTGCCCTCGTCGCCGTCGTCCGGCTCCTCCGGCGGAAGGCCGAATCCGAATGGGGTGTCACTCACGGGATTCCTCGGCTGGTAAGGCCACCGGTTGCCTCCGGCGGCGCGGCTGCCCGATAACACCCCCCAGCGTAGACACCGACGGCCGTCAGGGCCTCGGTGCGCCGCCGACTGTCCGCCTGCGGCAGGATGGATGCCACCTGGTACGTACGCGTCACTCGCGTTCCTACTGAAGACAACCGCTGGAGACGCCCGGTGAGTTCCCCTGATCCGCAGGTTCGCGCAGCGCGAAACCAGTCAACCAATCCCGCCGCGCGCGGGCCAGTCGTCGCGGTCACCGGCGCCGCGTCCGGCATCGGAGCGCTGCTCACCGAGCGGCTGGCCGCCTCGGAGGAGATCAAGCAGGTCATCGCGCTCGACGAGCGGCGCGGCGAGTGCGCCGCGGCGCAGTGGCACATCCTGGACGTACGGGATCCGGCCATCGCGGAGAAGCTGCGCGGGGCCGATGTCGTGGTCCACCTGGCGCTCGACCTCGATCTGGAGACCGACCCGGCGGCGCGAACGGCGTACAACGTGCGCGGGACGCAGACCGTGCTGACCGCCGCGGCGGCCGCGGGCGTCCACCGGGTCGTGCTGTGCACCTCCGCCATGGTCTACGGGGCGCTGCCGGACAACGAGCTGCCCCTGTCGGAGGACGCCGAGCTGCGGGCCACCGCGGAGGCGACCGGGGTCGGGGACCTGCTGGAGATCGAGCGGCTCGCGCGGCGGGCCCCCCGGGCGCACCCCGGGCTCAATGTCACCGTGGTGCGGCCCGCCGTGCTGGTGGGTGGCGGCACCGACACCGCTCTGACCCGGTATTTCGAGTCGCCGCGGCTCCTGGTCGTGGCCGGGTCCCGGCCGGCGTGGCAGTTCTGCCATCTCGAGGACCTCTGCAGCGCTCTGGAGTACGCCGTCCAGGAGAAGGTCGACGGGGAACTCGCCGTCGGATGCGACGGCTGGCTGGAGCAGGAGGAGATCGAGGAGCTCAGCGGTATCCGCCGGATGGAGCTGCCGTCGGCGGTGGCGCTGGGCGCGGCCGCGCGGTTGCACCGGATCGGGCTGACGCCGTCCCCCGCCGGGGATCTCGCGTACACGATGTACCCCTGGGTGGTGAGCGGGAGCCGGCTGCACGACGCCGGGTGGCGGCCGCAGTGGACCAACGAGGAGGTCCTTGCGGAGCTGCTGGAGGAGGTCGCCGGGCGGCACACGGTCGCCGGGCGGCGGCTGGGGCGGAAGGACGCGACGGCGGCGGGGGCGGCCGGAGCGACGGTGGCGCTGTTGGGCGCGGCCGCGGTGGTGCGGCGGGCCCGGAAGGCGCGGCGGAGGATCTGAGCGGAGCGCGCTGCGGGGGCCGGGTCAGTTCGCGGGGCGGCTGCGGGTGCGTTGTGGCTGGTCGCGCAGCTCCCCGCGCCCCTTCGGGCGCGCGCATCTGTACGAGTCTCCAAACGCACGCACGCGTGTGCCGGGCGAAACCGCTATTTCCCGTGATCCGGGGCGTGCGGCACGATGGGACCATGGCACCCACCAACGACCATCCGGGCGAGCAGGCCGCGCAGGACCCCATCAAGCTGATCGCCGTCCGGGACGCGCCGCTCTCCCTCGACGAGGTCTTCCGGGCCGTCGGGGACGACGCCGCCGGGGGGACCGCCCTGTTCGTCGGGACCGTCAGGAATCACGACGGGGGTGCCGACGTCGACAAGCTCGGCTACTCGTGCCACCCCAGCGCCGAGGCCGAGATGCGGCGGGTCGCCGAGAAGGTCGTCGCCGAGTTCCCGGTGCGGGCGCTGGCCGCCGTGCACCGGGTGGGTGATCTCGGGGTGGGTGATCTCGCCGTGGTCGTCGCCGTGTCCTGTCCGCACCGGGGGGAGGCCTTCGAGGCCTGCCGGAAGCTGATCGACGATCTCAAGCACGAGGTGCCGATCTGGAAGCACCAGACGTTTTCTGACGGTACGGAGGAATGGGTCGGCGCCTGCTGACCCTTCCGTCGGCACCTGCTGAACCCTTCCTTCACCTCTCCGGTTGCGTAACCGCACCCCTGGCGTGAGCGTTGTCAGTGCGGATGGTTAATCTGCTGATCAGTCAGTTTTCTGCGGTGGCTCAGTGTGGGGTCGGGAGGTCGGCATGGGGGCGCTCGTCTGGTTGTTGATTCCGTTCGTGGCCGCGGTCGCCGCCGGCCTGTGGGGCAGTTGGGCCAACCGCACCCGCAAGATCCGCAGCGACGGTCCCGAGCTCGACGGGTACGCCCGCTTCCGCGCCGCGATGGAGAAGTCGCACTCCGGCACCTGAGAGCAGTCGCCGCCCACGGGACAGCGGCGCCCTGACGATGGTCTGACAGACACGTCCCGTACTGTCGTGCCATGCCACGCCGCACCGCGACGATGCTCGCCTCCACCCTGATGCTGATCGCGCTCCTGTGCGCGGGAGTCTTCATCAATGTGCCCTATGCCGAGATGTCACCGGGCCCCACGGTGAACACCCTCGGGGACCACGGCGGCGAGCCGGTGCTGCAGATCTCAGGACGCAAGACGTATCCGACGAGCGGCCACCTGAACATGACCACCGTCCGGGTGACCAGCGCCGACTACAAGATGAACCTCGTCGAGGCCGTCTACGGCTGGCTCGCGCACGACAACAAGGTCGTCCCGCACGACACGCTCTACCCGGACGGCAAGACCGAGGAGCAGTCGACCCAGGAGAACGCCGAGGAGTTCAGCCAGTCCCAGGAGAGCGCCAAGGTCGCCGCCCTGAAGGAGCTGAAGGTCCCGGTGCAGTCCTGGGTGATCGTCTCGACGGTCGTCAAGGACTCCCCGGCCGAGGGCCGACTGCACGCCGGTGACGTGATCAAGGCCGTCGACGGTACGGCGGTCAAGGCGCCGGACGACGTCGCGAAGCTGGTGACGAAGCACAAGCCGGGCGAGGACGTCGTGTTCACGATCGTGCCCGCGAAGGAGCAGGCCGCCGCCGAGAAGGCGCACAGGACGGCCACGAAGACCGAGAAGATCACCATCACGACCAAGGCGTCCGACGACGAGGGCGCGAAGCGTGCCATCGTCGGGATCGCCGCCGGGACGGACCACACCTTCCCGTTCACCATCGACATCAAGCTCGCCGACGTCGGCGGCCCGAGCGCCGGGCTGATGTTCGCGCTCGGCATCTACGACAAGCTCACCCCGGGCAGCCTGACCGGAGGCACGTTCGTCGCCGGCACCGGGACGATCGACGACGACGGCAAGGTCGGCCCGATCGGCGGTATCGAGATGAAGACCGTCGGCGCGCGCGACAAGGGCGCCCAGTACTTCCTGACGCCCGCCGACAACTGCGCGGCCGCCGCCGAGGACACCCCGAGCGGGCTCACCCTGGTCAAGGTGAACACCATCGAGGACGCCCTCGGCGCGCTCAAGGACATCCGCGAGGGCAAGACGTCCGACCTGCCGAAGTGCACCAAGGGATAGCCCCCAGGGCTACTCCTCGAACGTCGCCGACAGCGCCTCCGCCAGGCCCGGCACCAGGTCACCGCCCGTGAGGACCTCCGTGGGGGAGTCCTTCTCGCGCAGCCGCAGGGCCGAGTCGCGGGTGCCGTTGCGCAGGACCGCGACCGTCATGCGGACCTCCTGGCGGTCCGGGTGCTCGGCGACCCACTTCGCGAGCTTGGCCTCGCCGAGCCCCTGCGGGACGGACGCCTCGGCGGACGGCGGCAGCATCAGCCGCTCCACGGTGAGCGCACAGCCGACGACCGCGTCGGGCCAGGCGATGGTGCCGAGGAACTCGTCGAGGGGCTTGCCCGCGGGAATCTCCTCCTGCTCGATGGGGGTCAGACCCGAGGACTCCTGCGCTTCCTCCAGACCGAGCTGGCTCGCGAGAGCGGGTTCCTGGGCTCGCAGCCGGGCGGTGTCTACGAGGGCGAAGAGGCGAGCGGGCTGGTCCCAGCCGAGGCCGGAGGCGTACTCGTCGATCTCGAGTACGGCCCGGGTGAGCGGGCTCGCCGCCATGGGAGTGTTGGACATGGTCACAATCCTGCCTCGTTCGTGACCGGAATCGGGAACCGAGTAAACGGTGAGTAAGTTGCATAGGTGTGGGCCCGCGATCACGGGGGCCACGGAGGGGCTCACGAACACGAGGGCCTGACGGATCGACAGCGAACTTCGAGGTGCGCACCTTGGCTTTCCAGATGCCGGACCGCGGCGGAGGCCCGACAGGGCCGCGGATGAGAGTGGGCCGCCCGTCCCGGCGTGCCAGGACCCTGCTCATGACGCTGGGCGTCCTTGCCGTCCTCGGCATGGCGTTCACCATGTTCGCGGGCTTCTGGACGGACTGGCTCTGGTACCGCTCGGTGAACTACTCGTCGGTGTTCACCACCACCCTGTGGACCAAGATCGGGCTGTTCTTCGTCTTCGGCCTGCTGATGGCCCTCGCGGTCGGCTTCAACATCTGGCTGGCCCACCGGCTGCGCCCGCCGCTGAGCGCCATGTCGATGGAGCAGCAGAACCTCGACCGCTACCGGATGGGCATCGCGCCGTACAAGAGGTGGCTGCTGCTCGGGATCGTCTCCCTGGTGGGCCTGATCGCGGGCGCCTCGGCGTCCAGCCAGTGGCGGACCTGGCTGATGTGGGTCAACGGCGTGTCCTTCGGCCAGAAGGACCCCCAGTTCCACCTCGACATCTCCTTCTACACCTTCGACCTGCCCTGGTACCGGTTCCTGCTCGGCTTCGGCTTCGCCGCCGCGATCCTCTCGGTGATCGCCGCCGCGCTGACCCACTACCTGTACGGCGGCCTGCGGATCACCTCGCCGGGCGCGCGGGCCACCGCCGCGGCCACCGGCCACCTCTCGGTGCTGCTCGGTGTCTTCGTCGCTCTGAAGGCGGTCGCGTACTGGCTCGACCGGTACGGCCTCGCGGTGAAGTCCAGCGACTTCAAGGCGACCGACAGCTGGACCGGCCTGAGGTACGTCGACGCGAACGCCTATCTGCCGGCCAAGACGATCCTGTTCTGCATCGCCGTGATCTGCGCGCTGCTGTTCTTCGCCACCCTGTGGCGGCGCACCTGGCAGCTGCCCGTGATCGGCTTCGGCCTGATGGTGCTCTCGGCGATCCTCATCGGCGGGCTCTACCCCGCGATCGTCCAGAAGTTCCAGGTCCAGCCGAACGAGCAGGCCAAGGAAGCGCCGTACGTCGAGAAGAACCTCAAGGCGACGCGTGAGGCGTACGGCATCGACGACGCCTCCGTGAAGGAGTACGACGGCAAGCCCACCACCACGGACAAGACCAAGCTGCGCGACGACGTCGACGCCACGGCGAGCATCCGGGTCGTGGACCCCAACGTCGTCTCGCCGACGTTCCAGCAGCTCCAGCAGATGCGGAACTACTACGCGTTCCCGACCAACCTGGACGTCGACCGTTACAGCAAGGACGGCAAGGACCAAGACACGGTCATCGGGCTGCGCGAGCTGAACCTCGCGGGCATCCCGAAGAACAACTGGATCAACGACCACTTCCGCTACACCCACGGCTACGGCGTGGTCGCCGCGAAGGGCACCGAGGCCGACGCCGAGGGCCGCCCGGTCTTCACCGAGTCCAACCTGCCCTCCCAGGGCGACCTCGGGACGTACCAGCAGCGCGTCTACTACGGCGAGAAGACCACCACCTACTCGATCGTCGGCGGTCCCCAGAAGGAGATCGACTACTCCGACGACTCGGGCGAGAAGACCTACAGCTACGAGGCCAAGAGCGGGGTCAACCTCTCCAACCCGGTCAACCGGGCCGCCTACGCCGTGGCCTTCAGCGAGCCGCAGATCCTCTACTCCGGAGCGATCGGTGAGGGCTCGCGGATCCTGTACAACCGCACGCCCAAGCAGCGCGTCGAGGCGGTCGCCCCCTGGCTGACCATCGACGGCGACGCCTATCCGGCGGTGGTGAACGGCAAGATCCAGTGGATCGTCGACGCGTACACGACGACCAACGGCTACCCGTACTCCTCGCGCACGACTCTCGGTGACACCACGGCCGACTCGCTGACCGCGACGAACAACCAGCGGGCGGTGGTGGCCCAGCAGAACCAGGTCAACTACATCCGCAACTCGGTGAAGGCGACCGTCGACGCGTACACCGGCGAGGTCAAGCTCTACCAGTGGGACACCAAGGACCCGGTCCTCAAGACCTGGATGAAGGCGTTCCCGGGCACGGTGGAGGCGAAGAAGGACATCTCCACCGACCTCATGGCGCATCTGCGGTACCCGCAGGACCTGTTCAAGGTCCAGCGTGAGCTGCTGGCGCGTTACCACGTCGAGGACGCGGACACCTTCCTCAGCGGCAGCGAGGTGTGGCAGGTGCCGGACGACCCGACCAACAAGTCGGGCGACGCGGTGCCGCCGTACTACCTGAGCATGAAGATGCCCGACCAGTCGGCACAGGCGTTCTCGCTCACGACGACGTTCACGCCCAACGGCCGGGACAACCTCAGCGCGTTCATGTCGGTCGACGCCGAGGCGGGCACCAGCGACTACGGCAAGATCAGAATCCTGAAACTGCCGACCAACACCACGGTCAACGGGCCCAAACAGGTGCAGAGCCAGTTCAACTCCGAACAGGACATCGCCGAGACCATCAGCCTCCTCAACAGAGGCGACTCCAATGTGGAGTACGGCAATCTCCTGACGGTGCCGCTCGACGGAGGACTGCTCTACGTGGAGCCGGTCTACGTACGCGGTGGTGGACTGAAGTACCCGCTGCTGCGGAAGGTGTTGGTGACCTACGGAGGCAACACCGCCTTCGAGGACACCCTCGACCAAGCCCTGAACAAGGTGTTCGGAGCGGACGGTTCGACCACCGAGCCACCGGACGACGACGGCGGGACCACCACCAAGCCGCCGCCGACCTCCAGCAACCCGACGGTCCAACAGGCGCTGGACGACGCCCAGAAGGCGTTCGACGCCGGCCAGGAAGCCTTGAAGAAGGGCGACTGGGAGGCGTACGGCCGGGCCCAGGCGGATCTTGAGGACGCGCTCAAGCGGGCCGAGGACGCGCAGGCCGCGGCGGACAAGAGCGGTGGCAGCAGCGCCAAGCCCAGCAGCAGTCCGAGTCCCAGGAGCAGTCCCAGCGGCAGTCCCGGCGCCACGCCGAGCAGCAGTCCCAGCGGCTGACCTGCCGCTGGTCAAATGCCCACCCCCGCGCCGTGATACGGTTGCGACACAACGGCGCGGGGTGGAGCAGCTCGGTAGCTCGCTGGGCTCATAACCCAGAGGTCGCAGGTTCAAATCCTGTCCCCGCTACTGCAAGCGAAGGCCCGGATCCTCTTGAGGATCCGGGCCTTCGTGATGTGCGAACGCATGTACCGGTCTCAGGGTGGCCGTGCCGCCTCCGGGAGTTGGGGGGACTGTGTTTGACTTGTCTCTCTGTGGGCATGTCGACAAAACGCTGAAGTGACCTCACTGGCTGCGGTATACCAGGTGTACCCAGGTTGCAGGTGGTGCGACGATGGACGTTATGGGGGACAAGGCAACTCTGTTGGAGACAGGGCGTTTTGTGCAGCCTGCCGATTTTTCGGAGTCGACGGGCGACTTGTCGCAGCCCATGGACCGGGACGAGACCGGGGAGGCTGCCGAGGAGGCACGTCTGCTCCTGGCCGCGGAGACCGGTGACGTCGAGGCGATGAGCGTCCTCGGCGCCCTCCTGCTGCGCCGCGGCGACCTCGACGGAGCCGAGCCCCATCTGCGTGCCGCCACCGCCGCAGGCGACCGGGCCGCCGCCAACAACCTCGGAGTCCTGCTGCACCAGCGCGGATACCCCGACGACGCCGCCGGCTGGTGGCGGATCGCCGCCGTCGCCGGATCCGCCGCGGCCGCGCACGCGCTGGGCCGCCACCACCGTGAGCGGGGCGACGAACCCGCCGCCGAGTACTGGCTGCGCCAGTCCG is a genomic window containing:
- a CDS encoding zinc-dependent metalloprotease, whose amino-acid sequence is MSDTPFGFGLPPEEPDDGDEGKKKDQQSGGGQDPANPFGFGGLPGAGGFGGPGADNPLAAMFGSLNPTDLGAAFQQLGQMLSYEGGPVNWDMAKQIARQTVSQGTSDGTKDASIGPAERTAVEEAVRLADLWLDDATSLPSGAGSAVAWSRAEWVEATLPAWKELVDPVAERVGTAMGDVLPEEMQAMAGPLIGMMRSMGGAMFGTQIGQAVGVLAGEVVGSTDIGLPLGPAGKAALLPANIEAFGKDLGVPKEEVRLYLALREAAHQRLFAHVPWLRSHLYGAVDGYARGIKVDTAKLEDVVGQFDPQNPEQLQDALQQGMFQPEDTPEQKAALARLETALALVEGWVDAVVHAAAKPRLSSADALRETLRRRRASGGPAEQTFATLIGLELRPRRLRDASRLWASLTDARGVDGRDGLWAHPDMLPTASDLDDPDGFVHREQLDFSELDKMLGEAADKPDLKKKDDSAEGGNAE
- a CDS encoding SDR family oxidoreductase; the encoded protein is MSSPDPQVRAARNQSTNPAARGPVVAVTGAASGIGALLTERLAASEEIKQVIALDERRGECAAAQWHILDVRDPAIAEKLRGADVVVHLALDLDLETDPAARTAYNVRGTQTVLTAAAAAGVHRVVLCTSAMVYGALPDNELPLSEDAELRATAEATGVGDLLEIERLARRAPRAHPGLNVTVVRPAVLVGGGTDTALTRYFESPRLLVVAGSRPAWQFCHLEDLCSALEYAVQEKVDGELAVGCDGWLEQEEIEELSGIRRMELPSAVALGAAARLHRIGLTPSPAGDLAYTMYPWVVSGSRLHDAGWRPQWTNEEVLAELLEEVAGRHTVAGRRLGRKDATAAGAAGATVALLGAAAVVRRARKARRRI
- a CDS encoding molybdenum cofactor biosynthesis protein MoaE, encoding MAPTNDHPGEQAAQDPIKLIAVRDAPLSLDEVFRAVGDDAAGGTALFVGTVRNHDGGADVDKLGYSCHPSAEAEMRRVAEKVVAEFPVRALAAVHRVGDLGVGDLAVVVAVSCPHRGEAFEACRKLIDDLKHEVPIWKHQTFSDGTEEWVGAC
- a CDS encoding PDZ domain-containing protein, translated to MPRRTATMLASTLMLIALLCAGVFINVPYAEMSPGPTVNTLGDHGGEPVLQISGRKTYPTSGHLNMTTVRVTSADYKMNLVEAVYGWLAHDNKVVPHDTLYPDGKTEEQSTQENAEEFSQSQESAKVAALKELKVPVQSWVIVSTVVKDSPAEGRLHAGDVIKAVDGTAVKAPDDVAKLVTKHKPGEDVVFTIVPAKEQAAAEKAHRTATKTEKITITTKASDDEGAKRAIVGIAAGTDHTFPFTIDIKLADVGGPSAGLMFALGIYDKLTPGSLTGGTFVAGTGTIDDDGKVGPIGGIEMKTVGARDKGAQYFLTPADNCAAAAEDTPSGLTLVKVNTIEDALGALKDIREGKTSDLPKCTKG
- a CDS encoding PPA1309 family protein translates to MSNTPMAASPLTRAVLEIDEYASGLGWDQPARLFALVDTARLRAQEPALASQLGLEEAQESSGLTPIEQEEIPAGKPLDEFLGTIAWPDAVVGCALTVERLMLPPSAEASVPQGLGEAKLAKWVAEHPDRQEVRMTVAVLRNGTRDSALRLREKDSPTEVLTGGDLVPGLAEALSATFEE
- a CDS encoding UPF0182 family protein; translation: MPDRGGGPTGPRMRVGRPSRRARTLLMTLGVLAVLGMAFTMFAGFWTDWLWYRSVNYSSVFTTTLWTKIGLFFVFGLLMALAVGFNIWLAHRLRPPLSAMSMEQQNLDRYRMGIAPYKRWLLLGIVSLVGLIAGASASSQWRTWLMWVNGVSFGQKDPQFHLDISFYTFDLPWYRFLLGFGFAAAILSVIAAALTHYLYGGLRITSPGARATAAATGHLSVLLGVFVALKAVAYWLDRYGLAVKSSDFKATDSWTGLRYVDANAYLPAKTILFCIAVICALLFFATLWRRTWQLPVIGFGLMVLSAILIGGLYPAIVQKFQVQPNEQAKEAPYVEKNLKATREAYGIDDASVKEYDGKPTTTDKTKLRDDVDATASIRVVDPNVVSPTFQQLQQMRNYYAFPTNLDVDRYSKDGKDQDTVIGLRELNLAGIPKNNWINDHFRYTHGYGVVAAKGTEADAEGRPVFTESNLPSQGDLGTYQQRVYYGEKTTTYSIVGGPQKEIDYSDDSGEKTYSYEAKSGVNLSNPVNRAAYAVAFSEPQILYSGAIGEGSRILYNRTPKQRVEAVAPWLTIDGDAYPAVVNGKIQWIVDAYTTTNGYPYSSRTTLGDTTADSLTATNNQRAVVAQQNQVNYIRNSVKATVDAYTGEVKLYQWDTKDPVLKTWMKAFPGTVEAKKDISTDLMAHLRYPQDLFKVQRELLARYHVEDADTFLSGSEVWQVPDDPTNKSGDAVPPYYLSMKMPDQSAQAFSLTTTFTPNGRDNLSAFMSVDAEAGTSDYGKIRILKLPTNTTVNGPKQVQSQFNSEQDIAETISLLNRGDSNVEYGNLLTVPLDGGLLYVEPVYVRGGGLKYPLLRKVLVTYGGNTAFEDTLDQALNKVFGADGSTTEPPDDDGGTTTKPPPTSSNPTVQQALDDAQKAFDAGQEALKKGDWEAYGRAQADLEDALKRAEDAQAAADKSGGSSAKPSSSPSPRSSPSGSPGATPSSSPSG